A stretch of DNA from Hippoglossus stenolepis isolate QCI-W04-F060 chromosome 16, HSTE1.2, whole genome shotgun sequence:
ATCCCTGCTCCCACTTTTCACCACTGCTGTTCCTGgtttgtagtattttctgtgACTAAGCAGACAATTTCCTTCCTGttacaggcacacacatgccaagtgtacgtgaatggtcatgtgatgtgtgtttcctgtgtcgGTGGACGAATATTCTGATATCGAGTTAAAACGCTTATCAGGACAGAGGTCGTTTTCGTTTTAAGACTCAAACGCATGACTGTGGAAGTAGTAGTCTCTCACTGTGATTCTCCAGGAACGTGAGGACCACAGTCCCAGAGTCGGGCAGGAATTCACAGTGCTCCACCTCTCCGCCTCCGTTCCTAGCCTTGTGGAAGTGGATCTGCAGCCTGCTCAACAGAGTCTCTATGTCCATTTTTGGCAGGTTGGAGATTAATATACGTTGAGGACAAACTTCAGAGTggatctgcaggacagagacgagcacagATCAGTTACAGGAAGCTGATACTGAATCTCATTCAGcctcttttgttttgctgtcacCTCCACCAGCCTGGGCAGCATCAGCTGAACGGGCTGAGCCTCCATGGTGATGCGACACTCGTCATCCAGCTTCACCTGATGCTTCTTCATGCTCAGGATCCTCTTGGCCACTGACGACAGAGGGAACACAGAGTTATTCAGGATTTTAGAGCGGTACACTTCACCAGACGAACACTATACAAAACATGGAGGTATTTTCAATGCAGTGGATGTAGTCGATCATTAGGACTTGTTGAACCCTCTGCTTTCCACCATCATGTTGTACGTACATGATGATGTTTCATCACATGTGGTGAGAAACGTGATAATAATGCACAGTGACGTGGGAGGGGAGCAAAGAAAAATGGGTATatcaaaaaaaatgtgttaagaaatattttgtttgaGTTCCTATATatagatttctttttcttcaatatgttttttgtgttcATTTGGCAAAATTTGCTGAaagaaacatgtcaaatatttgtatttatttagtttctaACATATTTTCGgtgcatttataatttattatgttttattaacttACATAACCTTTCAACTTAGGTTGGACGGATTCcttttttaacaaatctttattGCAACCAGAACCAATGTGAGagacacaaataataaaagtgtCCCTCCAAATAGTTTCCCCTAACAACCCACTCCGGACTTCGCTTTAATAATTTGTGCAGCTGACGGTTCGGTTAATTTAATGTCGTGAAAATATGTCAGCCATTTCCTGGTACTAAGATCGTGAGGTGGCAGCCATCTTTGAACTTCAACTTTTTGGCAGCCCTGAGGCCTCCCGGTTGCAATCTGCGCCGCCTTCACTCTATCCTGACTGTGAGTCGGCATtgaggagcaggagagatgGACTGTGTATTATGCTCTAACATATCTTACTCAGATAAATGTGTAGCTTCCGAATGAATTAAGTTGTCACATTTTCCAGTTTGAACATTGCACGGATTTTAAAGATATGAAGCATTGGAAGATTCTCCAAGAAATGACGTCACAGTTCAAATGGTCAACCTTGGGAGCCATGTTTCTGTCCGAGCCGCACCCAGTGTTCATGTGGTTTGTGGTCATGTAGGTGCACCACAGAAACGCCCCTTCAGATTTATAAAGGGGGCCTTAAAGGGCACATGGGATGATAACCTGATGTTAGGGCCTTTCTATATTCAGTTTGaattaagcaaaaaaaaattcaaaatccATCGGAAGCTGATTTAGGGCTGACAGGAAATACCCAAaatataattatgattattttagtATTTGTCCTGCAGAGTATGGATGTGCAGACTGGATCAACAGAGGAAGGCAGCTCATTCATGCCtcactgccccctggtggtttgATCTGGCTATGCAGGCAAGCCTCCATTTCCAACTGCATTGAATttaagtgagtgagtgaatcaAATTTTAACTCTGTTGATGAGAAGCAGAATTTAAGTACTTgctgtaaatatttgtgttcgaggataaatgtgtaaatgttgtttaaaacactaaaaaatgtaaaatttcgATTTAGTTACATCAGCAAAATCTTCATCCTGTGGAAAAATATGATGATACAACAGAATTCACGTTGAGATAATGCAGATTACTTTCAAAGCACGCTGCAGTTTAGCTCCCTGAGATATTTCTCATGATATAGTTTGTTTCTGAATCAAAAGCCTTAAAATCGAGAAACTGGGATTTTAAGTTCCACAGTCCAGGTTCAAAACAAGAGGAGATTATGATTTTGCTGTTTTAGCTCCATCGGTGTGGAATAATCTCAACATCAGTGTGGCATTATCCAAGTCTGTGCCTCATTTAAATCATAtgcagtttgtattttttatgattccagagattttatttcttttttttattctgtactTTTGGCCACCTCATGTGCACCTTTGAATATGAACCTttggattaaataaatattttctaccTTTAATAAAAGGAGATCAATTAATTTATAACGTGGCTGCAGGCTGGTGAAACACACTCATCTGTGATTGGTCACAAactcaccctcttcctcctcaaacGTGATCAGTGCCGTTCCCTCCTGCATCGGATAAACGATACGCGATGTCATGTCAAACATTTGCACGTTGCCTGGATCTGCCGTCTTCCCTTTAAATACGACCATCTTATCTGGCACACTGGTGAACACCTGAAATCAACAGGTACATGGTTACTGGTTATTCGTCACAGATCGGGCTGCAGACGacggtgcatgctgggagattATCGTACATCAGTCTGCTCTCTGAGGTGTTCATAAtcggcctcctcctccgtcaGGGCAGCCTCGACATCCTGAATCTCCTTCATGAGCTTGAACTCCTCCTGACTCAGCATATTTTGCCTTACCTGGAAGACAGAGGTTTAGACAGTGATAAAGGAAAAGCAGAGTACTGTTATTTTTCACCAATAGTACCCACGTTATTGAAAAAGCTTATTTTGCAGATTTTGAAGGAATTCTTTCATCATACTGTATTTTCCTCCCTCTGATGattctctcttttgtctttatctctgttttacttcaaacattttaatgatacaTTTTCTCCCAAAACCATTGATTCTGTGCAAATTAACAACTGATGAAGACGTCCAAGTTTATTTTTAGATATCAAAGATCAAACAGTGCAGTTAAATCCCATGTAATTCTTGAAAGAATGGTTTTCTGATCACTTAAGTAAATTAAGAGTGGAACCATTTCACTGTCCATCTGCTCCTGGTGGGATTGCTTGTCCTCTTGCAGACTCTTGGCCAGTTTGATGGAGCGCTTCCTGCAATCCTGAGTCATCTTCTTACTGTTCGAAATGATGATGGCCAGATCATTCTGCTCCTGAACCAGCTGATCACACGTTATCTGTGGATACGGGAGTGAAACTGCAACCGTTAGGACTGCGACTAATGattactttcatttaaaattaaaattaaaagccACATTGTACCACCGTCAGATTAATGAATGAGCATCTGTTAACCTTGTAGTTGGTGATTAAGGTCTGGATTCCCTCTAAAGTTTCCTCAGATGGCGTCGGTTGCTCCATGACAAAAGAGATTTCCTGAAAACATCATGAAACACAGATTTCTCTTCAGGAGTTCAATGCAAAAAACAACTGTTATCTAAACAgttgtttaaataaatacatttataatattaatcatgttattgtcattattaatcaaatactatttatatttataatgtataataagtgaaagtaataaaaactcaaatccAGCAGGAAATGTGTTGGCAGTTAAACCCGTAGAGAAAATGTCT
This window harbors:
- the ifi35 gene encoding interferon-induced protein 35, producing MDCLSSDEEISFVMEQPTPSEETLEGIQTLITNYKITCDQLVQEQNDLAIIISNSKKMTQDCRKRSIKLAKSLQEDKQSHQEQMDSEMVRQNMLSQEEFKLMKEIQDVEAALTEEEADYEHLREQTDVFTSVPDKMVVFKGKTADPGNVQMFDMTSRIVYPMQEGTALITFEEEEVAKRILSMKKHQVKLDDECRITMEAQPVQLMLPRLVEIHSEVCPQRILISNLPKMDIETLLSRLQIHFHKARNGGGEVEHCEFLPDSGTVVLTFLENHIAKGLTDLEFHDIELQKKKHTVRVTPFLNGNIVNLETKMMVCPRTVLLTGIPQVEHDSLQDLVEIHFQRSGNGGGELEAFLYNPLGQHTTALFESIAPKKGSSKL